GAAACCCACACGACCGCGACGGCCTCAAGACGCCTGGGGGTTCGAGTGCCGGCTCCGCCGTCGTGGTCGCCTGTGGCATGGCCTTCGCCGCGCTGGGCACCGACGATGGCGGCTCGAATCGCATTCCCGCGCAGTTCACTGGCGTGGTCGGGATGAAGCCGTCGTTCGGGCTCGTGCCACGTAGCGGCGTTCTCCCCACGTGGCCATATCTCGATACACATGGCCCTCTCGCGCGCAATGTGGCCGATGCCGCCCTGATGCTCGATGCCATCGCCGGCCCCGATGCGTCCGACGGCATCGCCGATCGTACGCTGTATGCGAGCGGTCTGCTCGGCACGCTCCGCGACGACGCCCTGCGCGGTGCGCGACTCGGCCTCGTTGAACTGCACGTCCCACGCACGCAGATGAGCGCCGAATGCATCGCCGTGTTTGACCGTGCCATCGCGGACTGCACAGCGGCGGGCGCCGTCGTCGACGTGTTCGCGCCACCGGTGCATCGGGTGAATGTCCGTGAGCTCTTCGCGGCCGATGCATCGCGCAACGCGCGCGTCATCCCGAACCACAACGCACCGGCACCGACGGCGAACGCGCTGCTCCGATACTTCGCCCGGCAAGGCAACGGAGCCCCGGACGCCGCACGAAACGCCGAGCGCAGCGTGCAGCGTGGCTTAGCAGCGTTTCGCGCGTTTTACGATGTGCTGCCCACCGACTGGGAGAGCATGCGCCCGCTGATGGTGCAGCCCTACGAGGAGGACGCCGCCAGTCAGTCGTTCGCCCGGTCTCGAGCGAGTGCCGTCGCGCAGCTCGCTTCGGCGTTCGAGGCGCATCGCATCGAAGCCATGGTGTATCCCACGATGCCGTTCAGCGCGCCCGCCGCGTCGGCGCCATGGCCGGATGTGCGCACTGCCTTGGGCTACGGCAACTGGCTTGGCCTACCCGAGGTCTCTGTGCCCGCCGGCTACGGCATGAACGGCATGCCGGCGGGAAATCTGTCGTTCGTCGGACTTCCCGGCAGCGATGCGCGCCTGCTCGCCCTCGCGCACGCCTACGAACAGCGTTCGCGCCGGTTCGTCGCGCCGCCTACGCCCCCGGCTACTTCGCTCCCGTCCGCGCCTTGAGCGCGGCATAGGCCGCCAACCTCGCCTTCGCCGTCTGCACCATGACATCGGTGGCCGGCGCGTCGCTATCCTGCAACGCATCGATCACCGGCTGGTGGGCGGCAGCCACGCCAGCAAAGCCATCGCCCGTCAGCGTCTTGGCCTCGAGCATCGCGTCGTACAACGCCAGCGACAAGTCGTGCTGCTGCTTCAGCGCCGCCATCGGCATTTTCACGCGCGGGTCCATGCGCACGGTGAACGACTGTGACTGCGCCACCCCATCCACGGTCAGGCGTGCTGTGTAGACACCAGGCATCACCCACGGCCCTTCAGGTTCGCACTTGGTGTTGTAGGGCGTGCCGGAGATCGGCAGTGAGCACTCGTTGCTGGGCCGTGCGTAATGCAGATCCCACGTGAAGCGCTGCAGTCCAGCCTTCGTGCTCGGCGCGTCAGCCGGGCGGAACCAGTAGCGCGGCCAGTTGCCGGCATCGGTCGGCGCCGGCGTGGGATCGCTGCTCGAAAAGGCGCGTATCACGCGCCCGGTCGCATTCACGATCTCGAGCGTCACCCGTTGCGCAGTGCGCGACAGGTAGTAGTCGATCATCGCACCATCGGGCGGATTCTCAGCCCGCGGCTCATCCGGCGGCACCGGCGTATCGGTGTACATCGAATAGCGCACGCGCGTGGCCACCGCCGGCTTGAACAGCGTGGCCGGCGCATTCGCCGTGGCTTCGCTC
This region of Gemmatimonas groenlandica genomic DNA includes:
- a CDS encoding amidase, with amino-acid sequence MSPTRREALAHFSALLALPLIGWPSRADDPLTGTIAQFQAGRLRGDYSAVEVTTDALRRCHAWNGGLRAIDQLAASALGEARASDARARRRALIGALDGVPLFAKSIYDMKGMPTTASSAEWARLFPAPVTRDALEVQRLRAAGAVLLGKTAADDFAYRGNGTSSLTGQVRNPHDRDGLKTPGGSSAGSAVVVACGMAFAALGTDDGGSNRIPAQFTGVVGMKPSFGLVPRSGVLPTWPYLDTHGPLARNVADAALMLDAIAGPDASDGIADRTLYASGLLGTLRDDALRGARLGLVELHVPRTQMSAECIAVFDRAIADCTAAGAVVDVFAPPVHRVNVRELFAADASRNARVIPNHNAPAPTANALLRYFARQGNGAPDAARNAERSVQRGLAAFRAFYDVLPTDWESMRPLMVQPYEEDAASQSFARSRASAVAQLASAFEAHRIEAMVYPTMPFSAPAASAPWPDVRTALGYGNWLGLPEVSVPAGYGMNGMPAGNLSFVGLPGSDARLLALAHAYEQRSRRFVAPPTPPATSLPSAP